Proteins encoded by one window of Misgurnus anguillicaudatus chromosome 4, ASM2758022v2, whole genome shotgun sequence:
- the exoc7 gene encoding exocyst complex component 7 isoform X9 codes for MIPTEDASARKRKIEEKLKQEQDTLSFIRESLEKSDQLTNGMVSILSSFESRLMQLENSIIPVHKQTENLQRLQENVDKTLSCMDHVISYYHVAKDTDKIIREGPAGRLDEYLACIAKIQKAVEYFQDNNPDSPELNTVKARFEKGKELLEAEFRSLLTRYSKPVPPVLILDAIGGDEDMEVQEDVTLEHLPEAVLQDIICISAWLVEYGRNQDFMNVYFQVRSSQLDRSIKGLKEHFRKNSASSAIHSPAVQAKRKETPTKKAPKRPGFDHDLRGVKHLSDDKHVTAAGKDDVLDIEIDSYIHCISAFVKLAQSEYVLLTEIIPEHHQKKTFDSLIQEALDNLMLEGDNIVSAARRAIMRHDYSAVLTIFPILRHLKQTKPDFDATLQGTAASTKNKLPALITSMETIGAKALEEFADSIKNDPDKEYNMPKDGTVHELTSNAILFLQQLLDFQETAGAMLASQVLGDTYNIPLDPRESSSSASSYSSEFSRRLLSTYIYKVLGNLQLNLSNKAKVYEDPALRAIFLHNNYNYILKSLEKSELIQLVAVTHKRVESSYRELIEQEIQNYQRSWFKVTENLTERNIPAFLPGTKLKDKERQIIKDKFKGFNDGLEELCKIQKGWAVPDKDQRDAIRHAQKRAVSDAYKAFLQRCANISFTKNPEKYHRYSPEQVEVMIDRLFDTSA; via the exons GAACAGGACACACTGTCATTTATTCGCGAAAGTCTGGAGAAAAGTGATCAGTTGACTAATG GAATGGTGTCGATTCTGTCTTCATTTGAGAGCCGTTTAATGCAGCTGGAAAACTCCATCATACCGGTTCATAAACAAACAGAGAACCTGCAGAGATTACAGGAGAACGTTGATAAAACTCTCTCTTGTATGGATCATGTCATCAGTTATTACCACGTCGCCAAAGATACAGACAAGATCATCCGTGAGGG CCCGGCGGGTCGTCTGGATGAATATCTGGCCTGCATTGCAAAGATCCAAAAAGCTGTGGAGTACTTCCAGGACAACAATCCCGACAGCCCAGAACTCAACACAGTT AAAGCTCGATTTGAGAAAGGGAAGGAGCTGCTGGAGGCGGAGTTTCGCAGCCTGTTGACACGCTACAGTAAGCCCGTGCCGCCCGTTCTGATCCTGGATGCGATTGGAGGAGATGAGGACATGGAGGTGCAGGAAGACGTTACGTTGGAGCATCTCCCCGAGGCTGTTCTTCAAGACATCATCTGCATCTCAGCCTGGCTGGTGGAGTATGGACGCAACCaag ATTTTATGAACGTGTACTTTCAGGTTCGGTCCAGTCAGCTGGATCGGTCCATAAAGGGTTTAAAGGAACACTTCCGTAAGAACAGCGCCTCCTCTGCCATCCATTCCCCCGCCGTACAGGCCAAACGCAAGGAGACGCCCACCAAAAAAGCCCCAAAAAGACCAG GTTTCGATCATGACCTGCGTGGGGTTAAGCACCTGTCTGATGACAAGCATGTGACGGCTGCAG gGAAAGATGATGTGCTGGACATTGAGATTGATTCATACATCCACTGCATCAGTGCTTTTGTGAAACTGGCTCAAAGCGAGTACGTCTTACTGACTGAGATCATTCCAGAACATCATCAGAAGAAAACCTTTGACTCACTCATACAG GAGGCGTTGGATAATTTGATGTTGGAAGGCGATAACATCGTGTCAGCTGCACGCAGAGCCATCATGAGACACGATTATTCTGCTGTTCTCACTATATTTCCCATCCTGCGACATCTCAAACAAACCAAACCAGACTTTGATGCCACACTGCAG GGAACCGCTGCCAGCACTAAGAACAAACTCCCGGCTCTCATCACTTCTATGGAGACCATCGGAGCCAAAGCGCTCGAGGAGTTTGCTGACAGCATTAAG AATGATCCAGATAAAGAATACAACATGCCGAAAGATGGCACCGTACATGAGCTCACAAGCAAT GCAATCCTCTTCCTACAACAGCTGctggatttccaggagacggcCGGAGCGATGCTGGCATCACAgg TTCTCGGGGACACTTACAATATTCCTTTAGACCCCCGAG AGAGCAGCTCATCTGCCAGCAGCTACAGTTCAGAGTTCAGCCGAAGACTTTTGAGCACATATATCT ATAAAGTCCTCGGTAACCTTCAGCTAAATTTGTCAAATAAAGCGAAAGTCTATGAAGATCCAGCGCTGCGAGCCATTTTCCTTCATAACAACTACAATTACATCCTGAAGTCCCTGGAGAA GTCTGAGTTGATTCAGTTAGTTGCTGTAACTCATAAGCGGGTGGAGAGTTCATATCGTGAACTTATTGAACAGGAGATACAGAATTACCAGCGCAG CTGGTTTAAGGTCACAGAGAATCTGACAGAGCGAAATATACCAGCATTCCTACCTGGAAccaag CTCAAAGACAAGGAACGCCAGATCATCAAGGACAAATTTAAG GGCTTTAATGACGGTTTGGAGGAACTGTGTAAGATTCAAAAGGGCTGGGCGGTTCCTGATAAAGATCAACGTGATGCTATCAGACACGCTCAGAAGAGAGCCGTATCAGACGCTTATAAAGCCTTTCTACAGCG atGTGCAAACATATCGTTCACTAAAAATCCAGAGAAATATCACCGATACAGCCCGGAGCAGGTGGAGGTCATGATTGACAGGCTCTTTGACACCTCAGCGTAG
- the exoc7 gene encoding exocyst complex component 7 isoform X12 — protein MIPTEDASARKRKIEEKLKQEQDTLSFIRESLEKSDQLTNGMVSILSSFESRLMQLENSIIPVHKQTENLQRLQENVDKTLSCMDHVISYYHVAKDTDKIIREGPAGRLDEYLACIAKIQKAVEYFQDNNPDSPELNTVKARFEKGKELLEAEFRSLLTRYSKPVPPVLILDAIGGDEDMEVQEDVTLEHLPEAVLQDIICISAWLVEYGRNQDFMNVYFQVRSSQLDRSIKGLKEHFRKNSASSAIHSPAVQAKRKETPTKKAPKRPGKDDVLDIEIDSYIHCISAFVKLAQSEYVLLTEIIPEHHQKKTFDSLIQEALDNLMLEGDNIVSAARRAIMRHDYSAVLTIFPILRHLKQTKPDFDATLQGTAASTKNKLPALITSMETIGAKALEEFADSIKNDPDKEYNMPKDGTVHELTSNAILFLQQLLDFQETAGAMLASQVLGDTYNIPLDPRESSSSASSYSSEFSRRLLSTYIYKVLGNLQLNLSNKAKVYEDPALRAIFLHNNYNYILKSLEKSELIQLVAVTHKRVESSYRELIEQEIQNYQRSWFKVTENLTERNIPAFLPGTKLKDKERQIIKDKFKGFNDGLEELCKIQKGWAVPDKDQRDAIRHAQKRAVSDAYKAFLQRCANISFTKNPEKYHRYSPEQVEVMIDRLFDTSA, from the exons GAACAGGACACACTGTCATTTATTCGCGAAAGTCTGGAGAAAAGTGATCAGTTGACTAATG GAATGGTGTCGATTCTGTCTTCATTTGAGAGCCGTTTAATGCAGCTGGAAAACTCCATCATACCGGTTCATAAACAAACAGAGAACCTGCAGAGATTACAGGAGAACGTTGATAAAACTCTCTCTTGTATGGATCATGTCATCAGTTATTACCACGTCGCCAAAGATACAGACAAGATCATCCGTGAGGG CCCGGCGGGTCGTCTGGATGAATATCTGGCCTGCATTGCAAAGATCCAAAAAGCTGTGGAGTACTTCCAGGACAACAATCCCGACAGCCCAGAACTCAACACAGTT AAAGCTCGATTTGAGAAAGGGAAGGAGCTGCTGGAGGCGGAGTTTCGCAGCCTGTTGACACGCTACAGTAAGCCCGTGCCGCCCGTTCTGATCCTGGATGCGATTGGAGGAGATGAGGACATGGAGGTGCAGGAAGACGTTACGTTGGAGCATCTCCCCGAGGCTGTTCTTCAAGACATCATCTGCATCTCAGCCTGGCTGGTGGAGTATGGACGCAACCaag ATTTTATGAACGTGTACTTTCAGGTTCGGTCCAGTCAGCTGGATCGGTCCATAAAGGGTTTAAAGGAACACTTCCGTAAGAACAGCGCCTCCTCTGCCATCCATTCCCCCGCCGTACAGGCCAAACGCAAGGAGACGCCCACCAAAAAAGCCCCAAAAAGACCAG gGAAAGATGATGTGCTGGACATTGAGATTGATTCATACATCCACTGCATCAGTGCTTTTGTGAAACTGGCTCAAAGCGAGTACGTCTTACTGACTGAGATCATTCCAGAACATCATCAGAAGAAAACCTTTGACTCACTCATACAG GAGGCGTTGGATAATTTGATGTTGGAAGGCGATAACATCGTGTCAGCTGCACGCAGAGCCATCATGAGACACGATTATTCTGCTGTTCTCACTATATTTCCCATCCTGCGACATCTCAAACAAACCAAACCAGACTTTGATGCCACACTGCAG GGAACCGCTGCCAGCACTAAGAACAAACTCCCGGCTCTCATCACTTCTATGGAGACCATCGGAGCCAAAGCGCTCGAGGAGTTTGCTGACAGCATTAAG AATGATCCAGATAAAGAATACAACATGCCGAAAGATGGCACCGTACATGAGCTCACAAGCAAT GCAATCCTCTTCCTACAACAGCTGctggatttccaggagacggcCGGAGCGATGCTGGCATCACAgg TTCTCGGGGACACTTACAATATTCCTTTAGACCCCCGAG AGAGCAGCTCATCTGCCAGCAGCTACAGTTCAGAGTTCAGCCGAAGACTTTTGAGCACATATATCT ATAAAGTCCTCGGTAACCTTCAGCTAAATTTGTCAAATAAAGCGAAAGTCTATGAAGATCCAGCGCTGCGAGCCATTTTCCTTCATAACAACTACAATTACATCCTGAAGTCCCTGGAGAA GTCTGAGTTGATTCAGTTAGTTGCTGTAACTCATAAGCGGGTGGAGAGTTCATATCGTGAACTTATTGAACAGGAGATACAGAATTACCAGCGCAG CTGGTTTAAGGTCACAGAGAATCTGACAGAGCGAAATATACCAGCATTCCTACCTGGAAccaag CTCAAAGACAAGGAACGCCAGATCATCAAGGACAAATTTAAG GGCTTTAATGACGGTTTGGAGGAACTGTGTAAGATTCAAAAGGGCTGGGCGGTTCCTGATAAAGATCAACGTGATGCTATCAGACACGCTCAGAAGAGAGCCGTATCAGACGCTTATAAAGCCTTTCTACAGCG atGTGCAAACATATCGTTCACTAAAAATCCAGAGAAATATCACCGATACAGCCCGGAGCAGGTGGAGGTCATGATTGACAGGCTCTTTGACACCTCAGCGTAG
- the exoc7 gene encoding exocyst complex component 7 isoform X1 → MIPTEDASARKRKIEEKLKQEQDTLSFIRESLEKSDQLTNGMVSILSSFESRLMQLENSIIPVHKQTENLQRLQENVDKTLSCMDHVISYYHVAKDTDKIIREGPAGRLDEYLACIAKIQKAVEYFQDNNPDSPELNTVKARFEKGKELLEAEFRSLLTRYSKPVPPVLILDAIGGDEDMEVQEDVTLEHLPEAVLQDIICISAWLVEYGRNQDFMNVYFQVRSSQLDRSIKGLKEHFRKNSASSAIHSPAVQAKRKETPTKKAPKRPVYIPGTIRKAQNLLKQYSQHGLDGKKGSNLTPLEGFDHDLRGVKHLSDDKHVTAAGKDDVLDIEIDSYIHCISAFVKLAQSEYVLLTEIIPEHHQKKTFDSLIQEALDNLMLEGDNIVSAARRAIMRHDYSAVLTIFPILRHLKQTKPDFDATLQGTAASTKNKLPALITSMETIGAKALEEFADSIKNDPDKEYNMPKDGTVHELTSNAILFLQQLLDFQETAGAMLASQVLGDTYNIPLDPRESSSSASSYSSEFSRRLLSTYIYKVLGNLQLNLSNKAKVYEDPALRAIFLHNNYNYILKSLEKSELIQLVAVTHKRVESSYRELIEQEIQNYQRSWFKVTENLTERNIPAFLPGTKLKDKERQIIKDKFKGFNDGLEELCKIQKGWAVPDKDQRDAIRHAQKRAVSDAYKAFLQRCANISFTKNPEKYHRYSPEQVEVMIDRLFDTSA, encoded by the exons GAACAGGACACACTGTCATTTATTCGCGAAAGTCTGGAGAAAAGTGATCAGTTGACTAATG GAATGGTGTCGATTCTGTCTTCATTTGAGAGCCGTTTAATGCAGCTGGAAAACTCCATCATACCGGTTCATAAACAAACAGAGAACCTGCAGAGATTACAGGAGAACGTTGATAAAACTCTCTCTTGTATGGATCATGTCATCAGTTATTACCACGTCGCCAAAGATACAGACAAGATCATCCGTGAGGG CCCGGCGGGTCGTCTGGATGAATATCTGGCCTGCATTGCAAAGATCCAAAAAGCTGTGGAGTACTTCCAGGACAACAATCCCGACAGCCCAGAACTCAACACAGTT AAAGCTCGATTTGAGAAAGGGAAGGAGCTGCTGGAGGCGGAGTTTCGCAGCCTGTTGACACGCTACAGTAAGCCCGTGCCGCCCGTTCTGATCCTGGATGCGATTGGAGGAGATGAGGACATGGAGGTGCAGGAAGACGTTACGTTGGAGCATCTCCCCGAGGCTGTTCTTCAAGACATCATCTGCATCTCAGCCTGGCTGGTGGAGTATGGACGCAACCaag ATTTTATGAACGTGTACTTTCAGGTTCGGTCCAGTCAGCTGGATCGGTCCATAAAGGGTTTAAAGGAACACTTCCGTAAGAACAGCGCCTCCTCTGCCATCCATTCCCCCGCCGTACAGGCCAAACGCAAGGAGACGCCCACCAAAAAAGCCCCAAAAAGACCAG TCTACATCCCAG GCACGATCCGTAAGGCTCAGAATCTGCTCAAACAATACTCTCAGCATGGCCTGGATGGAAAAAAGGGTTCTAACCTCACTCCCCTGGAAG GTTTCGATCATGACCTGCGTGGGGTTAAGCACCTGTCTGATGACAAGCATGTGACGGCTGCAG gGAAAGATGATGTGCTGGACATTGAGATTGATTCATACATCCACTGCATCAGTGCTTTTGTGAAACTGGCTCAAAGCGAGTACGTCTTACTGACTGAGATCATTCCAGAACATCATCAGAAGAAAACCTTTGACTCACTCATACAG GAGGCGTTGGATAATTTGATGTTGGAAGGCGATAACATCGTGTCAGCTGCACGCAGAGCCATCATGAGACACGATTATTCTGCTGTTCTCACTATATTTCCCATCCTGCGACATCTCAAACAAACCAAACCAGACTTTGATGCCACACTGCAG GGAACCGCTGCCAGCACTAAGAACAAACTCCCGGCTCTCATCACTTCTATGGAGACCATCGGAGCCAAAGCGCTCGAGGAGTTTGCTGACAGCATTAAG AATGATCCAGATAAAGAATACAACATGCCGAAAGATGGCACCGTACATGAGCTCACAAGCAAT GCAATCCTCTTCCTACAACAGCTGctggatttccaggagacggcCGGAGCGATGCTGGCATCACAgg TTCTCGGGGACACTTACAATATTCCTTTAGACCCCCGAG AGAGCAGCTCATCTGCCAGCAGCTACAGTTCAGAGTTCAGCCGAAGACTTTTGAGCACATATATCT ATAAAGTCCTCGGTAACCTTCAGCTAAATTTGTCAAATAAAGCGAAAGTCTATGAAGATCCAGCGCTGCGAGCCATTTTCCTTCATAACAACTACAATTACATCCTGAAGTCCCTGGAGAA GTCTGAGTTGATTCAGTTAGTTGCTGTAACTCATAAGCGGGTGGAGAGTTCATATCGTGAACTTATTGAACAGGAGATACAGAATTACCAGCGCAG CTGGTTTAAGGTCACAGAGAATCTGACAGAGCGAAATATACCAGCATTCCTACCTGGAAccaag CTCAAAGACAAGGAACGCCAGATCATCAAGGACAAATTTAAG GGCTTTAATGACGGTTTGGAGGAACTGTGTAAGATTCAAAAGGGCTGGGCGGTTCCTGATAAAGATCAACGTGATGCTATCAGACACGCTCAGAAGAGAGCCGTATCAGACGCTTATAAAGCCTTTCTACAGCG atGTGCAAACATATCGTTCACTAAAAATCCAGAGAAATATCACCGATACAGCCCGGAGCAGGTGGAGGTCATGATTGACAGGCTCTTTGACACCTCAGCGTAG
- the exoc7 gene encoding exocyst complex component 7 isoform X2: MIPTEDASARKRKIEEKLKQEQDTLSFIRESLEKSDQLTNGMVSILSSFESRLMQLENSIIPVHKQTENLQRLQENVDKTLSCMDHVISYYHVAKDTDKIIREGPAGRLDEYLACIAKIQKAVEYFQDNNPDSPELNTVKARFEKGKELLEAEFRSLLTRYSKPVPPVLILDAIGGDEDMEVQEDVTLEHLPEAVLQDIICISAWLVEYGRNQDFMNVYFQVRSSQLDRSIKGLKEHFRKNSASSAIHSPAVQAKRKETPTKKAPKRPGTIRKAQNLLKQYSQHGLDGKKGSNLTPLEGFDHDLRGVKHLSDDKHVTAAGKDDVLDIEIDSYIHCISAFVKLAQSEYVLLTEIIPEHHQKKTFDSLIQEALDNLMLEGDNIVSAARRAIMRHDYSAVLTIFPILRHLKQTKPDFDATLQGTAASTKNKLPALITSMETIGAKALEEFADSIKNDPDKEYNMPKDGTVHELTSNAILFLQQLLDFQETAGAMLASQVLGDTYNIPLDPRESSSSASSYSSEFSRRLLSTYIYKVLGNLQLNLSNKAKVYEDPALRAIFLHNNYNYILKSLEKSELIQLVAVTHKRVESSYRELIEQEIQNYQRSWFKVTENLTERNIPAFLPGTKLKDKERQIIKDKFKGFNDGLEELCKIQKGWAVPDKDQRDAIRHAQKRAVSDAYKAFLQRCANISFTKNPEKYHRYSPEQVEVMIDRLFDTSA; the protein is encoded by the exons GAACAGGACACACTGTCATTTATTCGCGAAAGTCTGGAGAAAAGTGATCAGTTGACTAATG GAATGGTGTCGATTCTGTCTTCATTTGAGAGCCGTTTAATGCAGCTGGAAAACTCCATCATACCGGTTCATAAACAAACAGAGAACCTGCAGAGATTACAGGAGAACGTTGATAAAACTCTCTCTTGTATGGATCATGTCATCAGTTATTACCACGTCGCCAAAGATACAGACAAGATCATCCGTGAGGG CCCGGCGGGTCGTCTGGATGAATATCTGGCCTGCATTGCAAAGATCCAAAAAGCTGTGGAGTACTTCCAGGACAACAATCCCGACAGCCCAGAACTCAACACAGTT AAAGCTCGATTTGAGAAAGGGAAGGAGCTGCTGGAGGCGGAGTTTCGCAGCCTGTTGACACGCTACAGTAAGCCCGTGCCGCCCGTTCTGATCCTGGATGCGATTGGAGGAGATGAGGACATGGAGGTGCAGGAAGACGTTACGTTGGAGCATCTCCCCGAGGCTGTTCTTCAAGACATCATCTGCATCTCAGCCTGGCTGGTGGAGTATGGACGCAACCaag ATTTTATGAACGTGTACTTTCAGGTTCGGTCCAGTCAGCTGGATCGGTCCATAAAGGGTTTAAAGGAACACTTCCGTAAGAACAGCGCCTCCTCTGCCATCCATTCCCCCGCCGTACAGGCCAAACGCAAGGAGACGCCCACCAAAAAAGCCCCAAAAAGACCAG GCACGATCCGTAAGGCTCAGAATCTGCTCAAACAATACTCTCAGCATGGCCTGGATGGAAAAAAGGGTTCTAACCTCACTCCCCTGGAAG GTTTCGATCATGACCTGCGTGGGGTTAAGCACCTGTCTGATGACAAGCATGTGACGGCTGCAG gGAAAGATGATGTGCTGGACATTGAGATTGATTCATACATCCACTGCATCAGTGCTTTTGTGAAACTGGCTCAAAGCGAGTACGTCTTACTGACTGAGATCATTCCAGAACATCATCAGAAGAAAACCTTTGACTCACTCATACAG GAGGCGTTGGATAATTTGATGTTGGAAGGCGATAACATCGTGTCAGCTGCACGCAGAGCCATCATGAGACACGATTATTCTGCTGTTCTCACTATATTTCCCATCCTGCGACATCTCAAACAAACCAAACCAGACTTTGATGCCACACTGCAG GGAACCGCTGCCAGCACTAAGAACAAACTCCCGGCTCTCATCACTTCTATGGAGACCATCGGAGCCAAAGCGCTCGAGGAGTTTGCTGACAGCATTAAG AATGATCCAGATAAAGAATACAACATGCCGAAAGATGGCACCGTACATGAGCTCACAAGCAAT GCAATCCTCTTCCTACAACAGCTGctggatttccaggagacggcCGGAGCGATGCTGGCATCACAgg TTCTCGGGGACACTTACAATATTCCTTTAGACCCCCGAG AGAGCAGCTCATCTGCCAGCAGCTACAGTTCAGAGTTCAGCCGAAGACTTTTGAGCACATATATCT ATAAAGTCCTCGGTAACCTTCAGCTAAATTTGTCAAATAAAGCGAAAGTCTATGAAGATCCAGCGCTGCGAGCCATTTTCCTTCATAACAACTACAATTACATCCTGAAGTCCCTGGAGAA GTCTGAGTTGATTCAGTTAGTTGCTGTAACTCATAAGCGGGTGGAGAGTTCATATCGTGAACTTATTGAACAGGAGATACAGAATTACCAGCGCAG CTGGTTTAAGGTCACAGAGAATCTGACAGAGCGAAATATACCAGCATTCCTACCTGGAAccaag CTCAAAGACAAGGAACGCCAGATCATCAAGGACAAATTTAAG GGCTTTAATGACGGTTTGGAGGAACTGTGTAAGATTCAAAAGGGCTGGGCGGTTCCTGATAAAGATCAACGTGATGCTATCAGACACGCTCAGAAGAGAGCCGTATCAGACGCTTATAAAGCCTTTCTACAGCG atGTGCAAACATATCGTTCACTAAAAATCCAGAGAAATATCACCGATACAGCCCGGAGCAGGTGGAGGTCATGATTGACAGGCTCTTTGACACCTCAGCGTAG
- the exoc7 gene encoding exocyst complex component 7 isoform X10, which yields MIPTEDASARKRKIEEKLKQEQDTLSFIRESLEKSDQLTNGMVSILSSFESRLMQLENSIIPVHKQTENLQRLQENVDKTLSCMDHVISYYHVAKDTDKIIREGPAGRLDEYLACIAKIQKAVEYFQDNNPDSPELNTVKARFEKGKELLEAEFRSLLTRYSKPVPPVLILDAIGGDEDMEVQEDVTLEHLPEAVLQDIICISAWLVEYGRNQDFMNVYFQVRSSQLDRSIKGLKEHFRKNSASSAIHSPAVQAKRKETPTKKAPKRPGTIRKAQNLLKQYSQHGLDGKKGSNLTPLEGKDDVLDIEIDSYIHCISAFVKLAQSEYVLLTEIIPEHHQKKTFDSLIQEALDNLMLEGDNIVSAARRAIMRHDYSAVLTIFPILRHLKQTKPDFDATLQGTAASTKNKLPALITSMETIGAKALEEFADSIKNDPDKEYNMPKDGTVHELTSNAILFLQQLLDFQETAGAMLASQESSSSASSYSSEFSRRLLSTYIYKVLGNLQLNLSNKAKVYEDPALRAIFLHNNYNYILKSLEKSELIQLVAVTHKRVESSYRELIEQEIQNYQRSWFKVTENLTERNIPAFLPGTKLKDKERQIIKDKFKGFNDGLEELCKIQKGWAVPDKDQRDAIRHAQKRAVSDAYKAFLQRCANISFTKNPEKYHRYSPEQVEVMIDRLFDTSA from the exons GAACAGGACACACTGTCATTTATTCGCGAAAGTCTGGAGAAAAGTGATCAGTTGACTAATG GAATGGTGTCGATTCTGTCTTCATTTGAGAGCCGTTTAATGCAGCTGGAAAACTCCATCATACCGGTTCATAAACAAACAGAGAACCTGCAGAGATTACAGGAGAACGTTGATAAAACTCTCTCTTGTATGGATCATGTCATCAGTTATTACCACGTCGCCAAAGATACAGACAAGATCATCCGTGAGGG CCCGGCGGGTCGTCTGGATGAATATCTGGCCTGCATTGCAAAGATCCAAAAAGCTGTGGAGTACTTCCAGGACAACAATCCCGACAGCCCAGAACTCAACACAGTT AAAGCTCGATTTGAGAAAGGGAAGGAGCTGCTGGAGGCGGAGTTTCGCAGCCTGTTGACACGCTACAGTAAGCCCGTGCCGCCCGTTCTGATCCTGGATGCGATTGGAGGAGATGAGGACATGGAGGTGCAGGAAGACGTTACGTTGGAGCATCTCCCCGAGGCTGTTCTTCAAGACATCATCTGCATCTCAGCCTGGCTGGTGGAGTATGGACGCAACCaag ATTTTATGAACGTGTACTTTCAGGTTCGGTCCAGTCAGCTGGATCGGTCCATAAAGGGTTTAAAGGAACACTTCCGTAAGAACAGCGCCTCCTCTGCCATCCATTCCCCCGCCGTACAGGCCAAACGCAAGGAGACGCCCACCAAAAAAGCCCCAAAAAGACCAG GCACGATCCGTAAGGCTCAGAATCTGCTCAAACAATACTCTCAGCATGGCCTGGATGGAAAAAAGGGTTCTAACCTCACTCCCCTGGAAG gGAAAGATGATGTGCTGGACATTGAGATTGATTCATACATCCACTGCATCAGTGCTTTTGTGAAACTGGCTCAAAGCGAGTACGTCTTACTGACTGAGATCATTCCAGAACATCATCAGAAGAAAACCTTTGACTCACTCATACAG GAGGCGTTGGATAATTTGATGTTGGAAGGCGATAACATCGTGTCAGCTGCACGCAGAGCCATCATGAGACACGATTATTCTGCTGTTCTCACTATATTTCCCATCCTGCGACATCTCAAACAAACCAAACCAGACTTTGATGCCACACTGCAG GGAACCGCTGCCAGCACTAAGAACAAACTCCCGGCTCTCATCACTTCTATGGAGACCATCGGAGCCAAAGCGCTCGAGGAGTTTGCTGACAGCATTAAG AATGATCCAGATAAAGAATACAACATGCCGAAAGATGGCACCGTACATGAGCTCACAAGCAAT GCAATCCTCTTCCTACAACAGCTGctggatttccaggagacggcCGGAGCGATGCTGGCATCACAgg AGAGCAGCTCATCTGCCAGCAGCTACAGTTCAGAGTTCAGCCGAAGACTTTTGAGCACATATATCT ATAAAGTCCTCGGTAACCTTCAGCTAAATTTGTCAAATAAAGCGAAAGTCTATGAAGATCCAGCGCTGCGAGCCATTTTCCTTCATAACAACTACAATTACATCCTGAAGTCCCTGGAGAA GTCTGAGTTGATTCAGTTAGTTGCTGTAACTCATAAGCGGGTGGAGAGTTCATATCGTGAACTTATTGAACAGGAGATACAGAATTACCAGCGCAG CTGGTTTAAGGTCACAGAGAATCTGACAGAGCGAAATATACCAGCATTCCTACCTGGAAccaag CTCAAAGACAAGGAACGCCAGATCATCAAGGACAAATTTAAG GGCTTTAATGACGGTTTGGAGGAACTGTGTAAGATTCAAAAGGGCTGGGCGGTTCCTGATAAAGATCAACGTGATGCTATCAGACACGCTCAGAAGAGAGCCGTATCAGACGCTTATAAAGCCTTTCTACAGCG atGTGCAAACATATCGTTCACTAAAAATCCAGAGAAATATCACCGATACAGCCCGGAGCAGGTGGAGGTCATGATTGACAGGCTCTTTGACACCTCAGCGTAG